In Apium graveolens cultivar Ventura unplaced genomic scaffold, ASM990537v1 ctg7339, whole genome shotgun sequence, a single window of DNA contains:
- the LOC141704045 gene encoding uncharacterized protein LOC141704045, with amino-acid sequence MVDYFTSLSSVSEELESMNQLLAVITVGEDVSQLLTFIHTQKEEAKLFQFLNRLDDIYTPQRSQMLMITPLPSVEMACAVIQQEESQKEVLKGAYSYDTDVSAMLSKTSVSAERSLSCSICGRKGHTRDKCWNIVGSPRWNYKHKPSPSNSRVSVPNARWNSSRVGASPKGPPAANVAMGSTPSDITQQPIVFSPQQVQQLLQLIPSQSLSHDYNEDALESPISGMITCNNVGIETGRWIMATGITDHMTTDYGLLHNVKNAKPHVTVNLPTRATTMVTHLGDVKLASGLKLLNVLYVPVFTLSENTSQLSFVASKATLADEYTLWHNRLGHATVSKLKFIECIKQCIHGVARVTWLYLLQHKSDYLKTMETFYHFVQRQFASSIKVIRSDNAKEFDDTKCRRFFQMQGIVHQTFCAYRSQQNARYFGCLAFAINPTYSSDKFASRGVPCVLGICYPPTQKGYRLLDLSTIQAFVSRDVTFNETIFSLNVTIPKPYMSPLPTVMPTATVHMHIDDDFFVELMSDAQTSSDNQVSAHETLSPMPSVSPSPIEATSNLSALEANDTWEIITLPPGAKATGYKWLYKT; translated from the exons ATGGTAGATTATTTTACATCTCTAAGTAGTGTATCGGAAGAATTGGAGTCTATGAACCAATTGCTTGCTGTGATAACTGTAGGTGAAGATGTCTCTCAATTGCTGACTTTTATTCACACTCAAAAAGAAGAGGCAAAATTATTTCAGTTTCTTAATAGATTGGATGATATTTACACTCCTCAACGCAGCCAGATGTTAATGATTACTCCTTTACCAAGTGTTGAAATGGCTTGTGCTGTCATTCAACAAGAGGAGTCACAAAAAGAGGTTTTAAAAGGTGCCTATTCGTATGATACAGATGTGTCTGCTATGCTCAGCAAAACCTCTGTGAGTGCAGAGAGGTCATTGTCATGCTCAATCTGTGGTAGAAAGGGGCACACTAGGGACAAATGCTGGAACATTGTAGGCTCACCCAGATGGAACTATAAACACAAACCTTCTCCATCCAATTCAAGAGTGTCTGTACCTAATGCACGGTGGAATAGCTCTCGAGTTGGTGCTTCTCCTAAAGGTCCTCCTGCTGCAAATGTGGCCATGGGTTCTACACCATCTGACATAACTCAACAACCAATTGTGTTCTCCCCTCAACAAGTGCAACAACTTCTTCAGCTCATCCCATCTCAGTCATTGTCACATGATTATAATGAAGATGCTTTGGAAAGTCCAATCTCGGGAATGATCACATGTAACAATGTTGGTATTGAAACTGGAAGGTGGATTATGGCTACGGGCATAACAGATCATATGACTACAGACTATGGTCTCTTGCATAATGTTAAGAATGCCAAACCTCATGTAACAGTGAATCTACCAACTAGAGCAACAACCATGGTGACTCATCTTGGAGATGTGAAATTAGCAAGTGGTCTTAAACTCTTGAATGTCCTGTATGTCCCTGTTTTTACTC TGTCTGAGAACACCAGTCAACTTTCCTTTGTTGCATCGAAAGCTACTCTTGCAGATGAATACACTCTTTGGCATAACAGATTGGGGCATGCCACTGTGTCTAAATTAAAGTTTATAGAATGCATTAAACAATGCATACATGGTGTAGCAAG agtGACCTGGTTGTATTTACTTCAACACAAATCTGACTACCTCAAGACAATGGAAACTTTTTATCATTTCGTCCAAAGGCAGTTTGCTTCATCTATTAAAGTGATCCGGTCAGACAACGCAAAGGAATTCGACGATACGAAATGCCGCAGATTTTTCCAGATGCAAGGAATTGTGCACCAGACTTTCTGTGCCTACAGGTCGCAACAAAATGCTCGA TACTTTGGATGCTTAGCATTTGCTATTAACCCTACTTATAGTTCAGATAAATTTGCTTCAAGAGGTGTCCCTTGTGTGCTAGGCATTTGCTATCCACCTACTCAAAAGGGCTATAGACTGTTAGATTTAAGCACTATACAAGCATTTGTATCTAGAGATGTGACGTTCAATGAAACTATTTTCTCTTTAAATGTGACTATACCTAAGCCCTATATGTCACCTTTGCCAACTGTGATGCCTACAGCTACAGTGCATATGCATATTGATGATGATTTTTTTGTTGAACTTATGAGTGATGCTCAGACATCAAGTGACAACCAAGTCTCTGCACATGAAACCTTAAGCCCTATGCCCAGTGTGTCACCTTCTCCTATCGAAGCTACATCTAAT CTTTCAGCACTTGAAGCCAATGATACATGGGAAATCATAACCTTGCCACCTGGTGCAAAGGCTACTGGTTACAAATGGCTCTATAAAACTTAG
- the LOC141704044 gene encoding protein MRG1-like: protein MGRSNSGVSGDSLTNSLYLEGEKVLAFYGGKWYPAKVRKVEYEKQIEAWTYWVHYIGWNKRYDEWILDAQLLKKFSEECSQKHLGKRGRSAMEDPLIMEENKLSIEIPQALKTQLLNDREYVTNSSKLVDIFFKQRCGAGGV, encoded by the exons ATGGGACGATCAAACAGTGGAGTCTCAGGCGATTCTCTTACAAACAGTCTTTATCTTGAAGGTGAAAAAGTCCTGGCCTTTTATGGTGGCAAGTGGTATCCGGCCAAG GTGCGCAAGGTTGAATACGAGAAACAAATAGAGGCATGGACATATTGGGTTCATTATATT GGTTGGAATAAAAG GTACGATGAATGGATATTAGATGCTCAACTCCTCAAGAAATTTAGTGAAGAATGTTCTCAAAAGCACTTGGGGAAGCGTGGTAGATCAGCTATG GAGGATCCTTTAATAATGGAGGAAAATAAGTTGAGTATTGAAATACCACAGGCACTCAAGACTCAACTTTTGAATGATAGAGAATATGTAACAAATTCATCAAAG TTAGTTGATATATTTTTTAAGCAAAGGTGTGGAGCAGGGGGAGTTTAG